Below is a genomic region from Prunus persica cultivar Lovell chromosome G3, Prunus_persica_NCBIv2, whole genome shotgun sequence.
AGGAATCAGATATTGCAAGCAATTGAACACCAAGCATTCTGCTACTTGATGACAACAAACAACACTCTTCCTTCAATTCTAAGAAATCACTCAGTTTCTGCTCATATACACAGTTGACTTGAATACATAATTGGCAgataacaatttaatttactCTAATGCAAATTAAATGGAGTTTGAGTGTAATTAAGAACATGAGAGATTACCTTCTCAATAAGAGCTGTTAGGCTGTCCATCATCAGCTGTGTCTGcattcattaatttaatactcaAGTCAGTCTAGTGTAACTGTGTGAGTGTAACCACACCAATCTATTCACagttataaattaattagcaGTATCTCAAACTCTTACCATAAAATAACCACCACAAATTTAGTCTACAAGGAAATTGCATGCCACAGACACAAATTGCCAACTTTTTACTCTTACCAGTTATTGAGAATTTAAAGTATACACTTATTATGTGCTGAAAAAGATGAATAATAAGAGATAATCCTTTCTCCATTTATCAAATAACTGAGCCTTCATTTCACATTGTTAATAGTTCAAGAGTAAAAAGTTGCTGAACTTTTGGTGTTTCTTTGGAAGAACCTTATCTCCAATTATCAATTCTGTCATAAGCCATTGATGCTCATTGATGCTCTTTCacatgaaatttcaaatttcagggatgaattatatatatatatatatatatatataattctaaaattaaaCTTCACTAaaaaaccaccaccaccacctgaaTACAGAACATGCAGGAATAATACTCTGTTCACAGGATCTACcaactccaaaacttgaggacaGAAGCATACAGAACATGCATTTGGAACTTTACTGATCATCAATGTGATTCTAACTAGAAGAAGAAACTATTTATGCGGGTTTAGATCCCAAACATAGGTACTTCACTTATTGGGAAGAGCCCTTGTAACCAGTCAAAGtgaaaccataaaactaggcTTTCAGGATTCTTTTCAACGAGATGTCACCATAAACCAGAATATATGCTAGTTTAATTAATGAGGGTctgataatttaaaaaaaagattagcAACCTTTCTTGATCTTGTTTGTCTTAATAGTGTATCCAATTGCTTCTCAAGTTGGGTGAGCTCTGTCACATCCagattttcaatgttttgtgcTTCCAACTCACtgcaaacacaaacacaaacacaaactcaaaaaccaAATCCAAGTCATGTGGATGAACGGAATGAAATGTCTGCACATGTACCATACCTTTGAATCGTTTTCAGTGACCGGTTAGGGCCTGCGCAGAGGCCATTCCATTCTGAAGGATTCTTCTGCACCCGAGATTAAAAGAGTGAGAAAAGACCATGTGATAGATGATAAAACTCTTCTTATCCAGAGACCAtagggaaaataaaaacatgggGTACTAACAAATACAGTATATTGGTATGACTTTCATTTCAATAACTGCACTGGAAAAGAGAGTGTGTCCTTTTCACATTTTCATCATCATTCATCTGCAATGCCAATATCCatttttctcctctcttttttttttttttttcaatatctaTTTTTATCCTTTAACCTATGGCAGGTGCATTAGACTCTGTGGATCAAATACAATTGTCAAGTGACTTACAAACTCCCACACGTGCAGCTCAATCCTGCAGTTGGAGAGACATATATAACACATAGGTCAAGCACCCTCTTCACCTAACAAATAACAAAGTGGGGACTAGGGTATTAGATGACTATTGGACTCAGGACTCTATCTCGTGTCTATGCTTATCCCATGTGGGATTTCTCTTTGTTATCTAATTACATTGTATTCTTATCATACTTCTGTATAGGGCCACTTGTAGTGTGGTTTGTGATACAATGTAGATGCCACCAGTCCCAAAAGCTTAAGCTCATGGGAAGTGGATCAACAGCTTAAGCTCAAAGAAAGCGTACCAACAATGTATATCAAACGTACATTCTTCATCGGAAAATCCGGCAGTTGGTATCCAAATAAGTTCAGCTGGGGATCATGGAATCTTCTTATGTCATATAGGAATGGTGGTTGCACAAAAATGTATTATTAAGGAACTCGATATATGACTTTGGTAGATTAAGATATATTCCAATCCAGTCTATAATCTCAATTGCAACACAatgttgaaaataatacttattAATGGAAGCCTCTGGGGCTACCTCAGATGGTGATCGAGAAGTGGGAAAATGTTAAAAGATCAGAGTAGAGTATGAGTTTTGTGACAACGAAGAAAAAGATGGGTTTGATCCCTTTTATAGCCTACGGGCTGTCTTAGATCCTGAAGTTTCAATAGACAAGGATGGAGACGGTTTTGAGTAGAGGCAAGGACAGCCGTTTCggtcaataaaataaataaataagctaAATAAAGAAGATTGTGTAGGGTCAAAAGGTTTGACTAACCTTGCCAGTACCACCACCACTCTTGGGAGCagcattttcttcatcattaTGTATCTGGTAACGCTCAAGAACCTTTCCTAAACTGAAGCAATTGATCATAAGCAAAAAAGGTTCATAAGCAAAGGTTATTTTGTGCATCAAAATGAAAGTTGTAACCATTCATGACATACTTACATTTAAAAAGACAAGATACCATTTGAATGAACTTAATTCATCTAAAACATAAATAGAATAGAAATAGCATCTATTGCTACAGTACTTACAGTAAATTAAGAAATTCAGAATTTGGGGATTAAGAGTAAGTGGCATGCCAAAAGTTATTTGGCATAGTTgaaataattatttgatttaCCTCTGAATTGCATTATGAATGATCAACGAAAACGTTATTTCCCAAGTCACAAATGCTATAAAGTAGGAATGACACAGGGAACGTTGATTCTACGAACGTGATTGTTCTCTAAAGCACACTTCCCCACAATCTCAACTTGGTGAGTTTGGAGCCATTCCTATTCAAACTCTATAGCACACTTCCCCACAATCTCAGCTTGGTGAGCTTGGGGCCATTCCTATTCAAATCTCATCTTACTGAACGAAGATGAGGTTCCAACCCAACACATATTTAGGTGATATGGAGTAAGTGGGCTGTTGGGTTTCACGCGTGAGTACATAATGGGGAATAGCCCAACATTTTCTAAGCTCTTGATAGGTTTTCTTACTTTTACAATATGAGACATTTTCACTTTTACATTCTCACACTTCGGTTCTAAACGCTAACTTCACTTGATTCAAATGTGCTAATTTTCAAACTCTCCAAATTACTTCAAGAGAGTCCAAATTCCAAGCGTTATTTGGACTCTGAAATCATTTATTGTGTGAAAGCATTGTCCAACCACGAATCTTCACGATAAATATGTGGATATTCTCTTCTAATTTTGCCACTTAAAATCTCTAAACGATGATTGATGACTTTTTACAAAATCAACTAGCGTGATATTACAAACATGACTTATCGTGATTTTGTTCGTTTGATTTTGCTTTATGTTTTTTGATTGGTGGTATTAGAGACATTGCTTGTCTATCTCATTTTGTACcttattcccttttattttggTGTACGCATAGAAAGCAGAATATAGATTTTTCGAAAGGCAATATCTTGGAAATGAGTGTGTTTAATatgtatgagagagagagagagagagagagagagagagagagcacaaCTAAATTCTAAGAGAGAGAATGCAACTAaattctgagagagagagagagagagagagagagagagagagagagagagagagagagagagagaatgcaACTAACTTGGCAAAAAGAACGAGGTTTTTTTCCTCCTTGTGGAGGGTGTTGAGCTCCACGAGTTGGAATCTACAAAAGTCAATTTTAGCGTATTCCTAGGTTAGGACAGAGATTTcgtaaataaagaaaaagagtggATAAGAGGAAGTGAGTGTCTTAACAATATGCGTGTGTCCTTTTcactacattttttttataaattcctCCATTAACTAGTCTTTTGGTACACACTTTTCTCATGTGagctctttttgttttcttcttgtacGCTGTTTCACATGAAGTTAAACTTTCCCTACCAGTCTTATCGAACTTTATGCAAACAAAAACAGGGGGCTGCTAGCTAGCCGTATCTCTCTCGGTTTTCAAATAAGCAGGTGCCTACATAGTGTCTCAATAAGCAGGTGCCTACATAGGTGCAGTGTTGTGTTCATAAGAAAAAGGcttccatttctttctttacatCTATCTCGCAACCCTTCATCCACAAGTTGTATGAAAGCCTAAAATTGATACAAAGAAAAACGACCTTTTTGAGGTATTGAATGCATATTATGATAGGGTTTCACATTACAATTGGATTCTATCACTTTATATTTCACAATCATCAATCTACCACTAAATGGTAATTTCTTCAACAAAGCTATACTATGTTATACTATCTTATACCATATTATAATGCGAGCATccaacccaaaaccaattaacAATGAGTGAAGTGAACAGGTCCAAGAACTTTTAAACTCTTAAACTAAGCTTTCATTCTTTGATGTGTGATACTCTTAATAGTACCTGAACTCTACATAGTAGTTGAATTAGGGTGCAAGGTAAAATTTGAGACACATAAGCAGATAACAAgtggattcaaatttgatgGCTTAACTGAACGAAGCACAATACATCACGACTGTGGAATTGTACAGGGTGTGATCCTCTTTTATGGTGTGCATGGGAGTAAAAAACAATGTCTACCTCTAGTATAGCATGCAAACCCCGAGTGCTAAGAGTTGTGCAAGTCCTTCAAGTTGTATGTCTCAAGATAGTGTAGTAACATAAAAGGTAGCTCTCCCTAAATTGTATTGAGGCTTTTTGAGATAAAATCTCATATCTGGATGAGTTTATGGACATGATCAATTAGAGATGGATCTAGGTGGTTAAGTTTATAACAATATTGATGTAATTACACCATTAGAAATGAACTAAGAGGATGTCGCCCTAATAAGTGGTATCAGAGTGGATAGTTGGCTTGAGTGGTATCATATGATATAAAGATGTTGATGTGTTTTGAAAGTTAAATCGTATTTATCGGTATGTGGAACATGTTCTATATACGTATATCAGTGGCGTGGAAAGTTGTTCATCTATTGTAGTAGTAAGGATTGTTGTCCAAGTGGAAACATGGTAAGCAAGatgttttggtttctttgacATATTGGTGTCCTACCCCTACCCTACCTAATCTAAGTTTCCATCTGCGCTGGCCCCATGAGCTCTCTTTTTCTGACGTACAAGTCTCTTGATGGATTTGATCCAAATCAACAAGTGTTTGGATATTAATTTTGGAATTCCTAATTTGGCCTGACCAAGATGTATGTGAGTAAAACGGAAgtaagttttttctttgaaaaaatgtcaaaattttattcttttttacttcAATTAGTGGAAGCCAAGCATTAAACTCTCTCACCAGTTTAGTCTCTCCTTATGGAAAAATAAGAGGCATGAAGTCAACCTAGGACTAATTCTATGCCACTAAATTATCATTTgcttaaatatttattaaggTTTTGAATAGTTTTAAAACCTTCCTCTTATCTACTTTGCTATCAATTAGGACATATGCTCAATTATATTAGGATATTCACATTCTTCTGTAGTTACCAACAATCTTACCGATCTCACCTCTTTCAGTACTACTACTAGTTCATTTGATATaatgaacaaaattttatataatttgttctatataaaattagcttaatattattttttattaaacacCGATGTCATGTTAGATTTTAGTTTTGATCTTTGTTTAtgcatattattattcatatACACATgtctatatgtatttttcataataattctaaaacaaattaccAAAATCAAAGTCCAACCTCACACCAGCTTATCCATTTTCACAAACAATAACATCATCTTATTCAACGATGAAAATCTTAAtgccccctttttttttagtcaCCTAGTATGAGAAGCTAAAAAGTGGCCTTTTATCTTTTGGTATTCctagatttttttgttttgttttctatcaACGGATGGTTGAATTCGATCATGGAATCGCTTCTAACATGAGGAAGATAAATAGGCTACGAGTTAGTATTCCTAGATAAGATTTTCTTTGGGATATGCTTCTAACTCTATATatgtttcagttttcaattagGACATACTCTATATCTCATACAATACTTATTACTGGTTAATTACAGACTAACTGTTTTTTTAAGTTCAAGGTGGCTAAACAAGCCCGAGCAACCTAAAACCACGAAAGACTTCatgcaaaatccaatgaaTGAAAATAGACCATACGAAGTCAGTCAAGTCATGTCACCCCATATAAGCCTAAAACGGTATCAACTATGCTAAAAAAGAGTCTTATGATCCATTCTACCAAGTGTTTCGCCACTAACGTCATGCAGCTAAACAAACTCATGACATGCATGAAAACTCTAATCATTTCTCTATTGTTATTACCATAGGATTCCTCATGCATGGCAACTCTTGCTTGTCATCTCATCGTGTTATGGCCtactattttgagttggttCTCTACTTCTATCATGGTATCAGAACAGAATATTCCCATATTATTTTACTGGACACACCTACGTGCTCTTGTATCACTGAACATATAAGAGAAAGAGCTTTGAAAAGGGATAAAGCTATCCTAACATCTAGCAAGTTGATGACAACATCACGTGACATGTCGACTCAAATTACAAATTGGGAATGTGGTTCATGCAAGAATCAACATGATCGACGGTAAGAGTTAGTGTTCAGCTCTTATAAGTTGCCAGATAGTGTGGCAATAATACGTTTCTCACAAGTCAATATATagtgaataataatttaaaattgatttaatttgACATTCTCTAAAATGAATGATTCTAATGGATTAAAAtagtcataaaataaaaagagcaGTTTATTACGAATAAAACCAAACAACGATTGATCTCTTCTGTTTGATGCATAGGGTGCCTTATTCTCCTAAAGCTAAGCTTGGTTAAAAAGCATCAACTTTTGCCAAAGAATATTGACAACAAAAACTGAGAAAAAGAACAACATTAGAAACACTGCATGCCCTGATCACCTACGCATCTTCTCAATACACCTTATTAACTATATATAGCTACTACTCATACCAACAACATTTTCCCCAGCCCGTTGGAGATATTGACTTAGCTATGTCCTACTACTCTCGGGACACTGTAGACTGTATAGCGACATGCAACACTAGAACATAAGTGACAGTTCCTGCCAACccgaatttttttctttttaattaaaaagaaaaaaagatgcGTCTGGTACAAGAGAACACTCTGAAgtgattaaagaaaataaaaagtgattatatttgtttaatgATGATCATCTTAATTAGCCTCAATCTGAAATGTATATAGGTAGGTAGCTAAAAGGGTTTAATTATCAACGGTGGACGATGATGGATGCAATATTAGCtccaatccaatctcttgCATGTATATTAATTAACACCATAGTTTGGTGTAAATGAAGGAAGAAAGCTAAAGAAAGATATTTATGGGGGAGATACTTTAAGGGGATATACATGGAATTGAACAAGGACAATATTGGCAAGGACAAAGAGTGCAAATTAAAggtaaaaaaatgaatgaattggattggattggattggattgaatttgaatataatAAGGTTATTGGTTCATCCTTATCAACAAATGGATGAAGATGATCATCCATTCCAttccatttccatttccatCTCCATTTCCACTTCCATTTCCATACATACATTAatagaatataaaaaaagtaaaggtGGATCCATTGATGTttgatataatttttaattacaacATGGTAGCTAGCAGCCTAGCATAGCAGCACTGTACCCAATACAATACATGATGAAGATAGATAcacagagatgagagagacagagagacagagagagagagagagagagagagagatacagTCGGGCAGCTAGCTGACCAACCAATAGGGAGAAAGCTACAGCTAAGATATTTTGTGGAAGAAAAAGTAACAGTAGAAGCAGCAAGGCGGTGCGGTGGGAAACAACATGAAGAAAAGGTCTTAGCTACTGTAGTAACAACAGTgcgatggatggatggatggatggatggatggatggatggatgaaAGGGGCGTACGTACCTCTCGCCGCTACAGAACTCGTAGAGCCTTCCCTTGGCGGAGAAGATGATAAGGCCCACCTCCACGCTGCAGAGCACAGAGAGCTCGCGAGCCTTCTTGATGAGGCCGCTCCTTCGCTTGGAGAAAGTCACTTGACGCCGGATCTTGTCATCGATTCGCTTCAGTTGCACCTTCCCTCGTCCCATTGTCGCTTAATTTCTGTTTCTGTCTGTGTGTCTGTTCTGAGTCTGTGTGAGTGTGAGAATAGGTAAAAACGAGTAGTTGATGAcgaaaaccctaaccctaaggTTTCTGTGGGAGGCAAATCGAAAGAGAaacgaaaagaaaacaaaaagaggggTTTTAAATTGGAAGCAGAATCGTCACCGTCTCCTCACCCCAGCACAGCAGTACTGCTACTACTGATAGCTCAGTCAATGAGTTAGTCGGTAACTCTCTTCCCTCCTATTgctattgtttttgtttttgttattggttttctttttgtttttgtttttgtttttgtttttctttttcttgtgtaGGGAGAGAGGGGGGAGAGTgggagagaggatgagagaggagggagaggagaagaggagagagagagagagagagaaagagggaggGAGGATGGATATAAACCATTACCATTTACGTAAGTGTTTAATGAAATTaccttttccaatttttcgaTTTCCATGCCTTCCAAACATACTACTAGACTGAATCTCCGCTCAACACGTGTGAGTTTTCCCTTCAtcagatattttttaaaaaaccatcatcatcatcatcgacTCACCCAGCCTCCACCCTCTCCCTCACCCTCACCTCACCCTCCCCGCTCACCCTGTCCTGAGATAttaatactaaaaataaataataaaaatagtaacTAGTTGAACACAAATGACACGCATGTATATCTTCAAGCCTATCTAGGCTGTAGCTGTTGGACTCCAGCCGACCCACAAAAGATATTTCAATTGTAGACTGgacatggagagagagagtgtgtttGGTTTGGTCTGGTctgtttgtgttgtgttgtaaCGTTTGGAATTTGGAGTAACGTGCTTTTTTGAAACatcaattaaatgaaaaccgagaaaattaaaaaaaatattagttttGCACACGAAAGAGGAAAtgtttgaaaacaaaagaggaaaGTTTTCTCGGTGCGCATGTCAGCGAAGGGGGACCGGCAGATGTGAGTTGAGGAAGTCAGCCAGCCAGCTGAGGAGCAAGATTCGGAGATTTTCACaactcaaattattattatatatcttTAAAGGCAAGccgtttctctctttgttttgttttgcgttgccttgctttttttattaataaatgtATTAATAATAAATCATTGGGATGTACTGGTGTGCTttcaccttcttctttttttctcttttacttTTTGCCACTTTAATGCCAAAATCCAAGTAACTCAattgtactttttttattttctattttctaaaaatagTTAATTTAGTATTGGAGGACCCCACATCTGGGGCGATGCTCTCCTGTTTCCACGTTTAGGGTAAGCAGTAAGTGACTGAGCAAGCGACGGTCGTCACGTGGCAAGCTTCGTCGTGTGATGAATGAATGGATGTCCCATCACCCCACGTCCACATCATTTCCAAATTTATATAACTCGAATTTGTTCTCAGTATATCCaattttggtggtggtggtggtggtgtgtTTGGTGACCTTTCCTACTCTtgtgcacacacacacatatacacaccaaatatctttttctccttttctatCCATCCAGATTGGCATATGTGGGTCCCTTTATAAATGGGCCTTCGTAGCCCTCAAGCCCAATTGTTAGAATCCATATAGCTGGCGGCagcttttccttctttctttctttgcctACTCAGCTCAAGCACTCTTCTACTTCTAGACGCGGCCTTCCACAAATGGATGCGTACATAGGCAATCAATGTGACTTGTACACGTGGCTACATTCCACTACTAGCCCAGATTTAATTTTGGGCCATGGTTGATTTGGGCTCACCTCATCCATCCTCATTTTTCAGGACAGTAGTTGTTCATTTCCaaagattatttttatttttttaatttcacttttttttctttgatacaagcgatattgggtGAAGCGGATTTCAAACACACAACCTCGAGTACAAAGATAActactcttaaccacttgaccCACAAGCCCTTGTCAATCTCCTCAATCTAAGTATGATTTTGTTCAGAGGATTTCCAAATGGTTTTGGTGGGCTGAAGCAGCTTAATTGAATATGTTTAGGCCGAATAGATGGTTTCACACAAGTGGTGAGAAAGGCCTAGCTCCTCCGCCTCCTAGTGGCTAGTGCTTTAGTCTTGGCTCTTGAAGGTTTTGCTTTTACTTTTATCAAAGTTTGATGGAGTGGAGGGATCGGAAAGGCTATAATTAGGGGTTGTGAGCAGTGCACTGCCGGTTCTGAGGGTGGGCAAGGAGGGCAATGGTGTGAgcccaaattatatatattatatatgtaccaAGTTGAAGAATATGATTTTAGAGGAGAATAATTTCAATAGTTTAGCATTTAAAGGCCCCAAATTTGATTACAAGTGTTTCTGAAGAGtccaaatgaaaattatgtaaTATATGAACATTAATTGTATGTATTTAAGTATTTAACTGCTAAAAGAAGCAATCAGTGAAAGAGAGCCAACAAGGACtagaaattcttttatttatccAAAATTATTGTTAGTAGATTATTTAGCGAGGAAATATGAAAGAGTACTAATTATTTGTATCCTTattcttgtttattttcatattgGGGCAGCGATTATATGGCCAATACTGGAGCCGTGTTTATTTATCCAAATTGTATTAAATTGCATAATTTTGTTTCCATGTTAGTTTATTATATTCAGGAGAATGAAAGAGAAATGGAcctcattttcatttctagCCTAGGGCCACCCAAAAGTCAGGGCCGCCCCTGGTTGTGAGTGAGGGGGTTGAATGATGAGAGAAATTCTCACGTAACAGGGATAACGCATTTTGCTATCCCCTGTGAATAACGCAATGACATGTAGGATAATTTTTCTAcgtgtcattgtgttattggtcggggatagcaaaacagtgctaTCCCCGTTACatgtaagtttttttgttgaatgagGGGGCCAATCTCACTATCCaataagagagaaaatattggCGTTAAACTTTTTAAATGAATGAATGGTAAGATTGAACCTCTCATTCAACCCCCTAACCAAAAATCTCCTCATTATAGAAGCTCTCGGGGAGACACATGTAAACCAAAGGTGAATGAATGAAACGTACATTAACTATTTCAAGCTCTTCCACCCCaatattctcttttttgtgATTTCCATTTTGACAGTGCAGTTTCTTCTTGACTGCTGTATTCTTCTTCATACAATTAGTTGGGAGTTGAAATATAATGGTTTAAAGCTATATTCTTGTTCACAAAATTAGAGGTTTggataattgaaaaataatgggTGGTGGGTCTTATAAGAGTGTCTCTCAAATAAGTAATTTGAGGAATCCTTCAATTAAAGCtcattatatgtatatgtatgtatgtatgtatatagaTAAGATCCTCAacccaaaagagagagaatattaTAAGATTCTCTCActttaaaaagaaagcaaaagtaAAGAAGACAATAAACCATTAGGATCATCATTTCTTGGTGGAGCTCTAGATTTGTCATTTTCTCCTGTTTATTTCACActagagagagggaggaggagAAATATGAGGTAATAAGGCAATCTCCCCATCAggtcaaaaccaaaaaatcctAAACTTTAGCTCAATTTTTCTCTTAACCCAAGAAAAGTAAGGggctaaaatttgagaaaacccAAACTTGAAGCCAAATACCAGTTCAACTATTGCCTGAACTGAAAAAATTTTTGGTGGAGCCTACTCAAGATTGGGGCAACCCATGTGCAAAGAGGTGTGAATGGGGTTCACAGCTGCTGAGCAGCAGAGAGGTGTCGTGCCCCGAttcttttggctttttttaaaatttttcttttattccaaCAGTAATCCAAACAAATGATCCAGATTAAATCCAAGCTATTTTAATGGTAAAACAAAAGATCCAAcggtcaaaataatattttaaattaatctaaatcatatccaaccccaaaactcac
It encodes:
- the LOC18782815 gene encoding truncated transcription factor CAULIFLOWER A isoform X2, which produces MGRGKVQLKRIDDKIRRQVTFSKRRSGLIKKARELSVLCSVEVGLIIFSAKGRLYEFCSGESLGKVLERYQIHNDEENAAPKSGGGTGKKNPSEWNGLCAGPNRSLKTIQSELEAQNIENLDVTELTQLEKQLDTLLRQTRSRKTQLMMDSLTALIEKEKQLQEEKLLMEKEIAELKEQKNKEQAEEADQQSCSANNNNNSDDNAPPRQTMLHLF
- the LOC18782815 gene encoding truncated transcription factor CAULIFLOWER A isoform X1, translating into MGRGKVQLKRIDDKIRRQVTFSKRRSGLIKKARELSVLCSVEVGLIIFSAKGRLYEFCSGESLGKVLERYQIHNDEENAAPKSGGGTGKVQKNPSEWNGLCAGPNRSLKTIQSELEAQNIENLDVTELTQLEKQLDTLLRQTRSRKTQLMMDSLTALIEKEKQLQEEKLLMEKEIAELKEQKNKEQAEEADQQSCSANNNNNSDDNAPPRQTMLHLF